A stretch of Pomacea canaliculata isolate SZHN2017 linkage group LG6, ASM307304v1, whole genome shotgun sequence DNA encodes these proteins:
- the LOC112566370 gene encoding S-antigen protein-like isoform X1, with protein MKLTFLLLLVAVCVAFVMASKGDRRRQDEEDERERGTKDKKNREPPQSFNHHKDDRRRPSDEGKHLGEVNKPSNSKDDKKQPAQVSQPSNSKDDKKQPAQVNQPSNSKDDKKQPAQVNQPSNSKDDKKQPAQVNNPSNGKDEETTSSSKKAKQ; from the exons ATGAAGCTGACTTTTCTCTTGCTTCTTGTCGCTGTTTGCGTGGCCTTTGTGATG GCTTCTAAAGGAGATAGAAGGCGCCAAGATGAAGAAGACGAACGAGAACGtggaacaaaagacaaaaagaaccGAGAGCCGCCCCAAAGTTTTAACCATCACAAAGATGACAGAAGACGCCCAAGTGATGAGGGTAAACACCTTGGTGAGGTCAACAAGCCAAGCAACAGTAAAGATGACAAGAAACAACCAGCTCAAGTCAGCCAACCAAGCAACAGTAAAGATGACAAGAAACAACCAGCTCAAGTCAACCAACCAAGCAACAGTAAAGATGACAAGAAACAACCAGCTCAAGTCAACCAACCAAGCAACAGTAAAGATGACAAGAAACAACCAGCTCAAGTCAACAATCCAAGCAATGGTAAAGATGAAGAAACCACCAGCTCAAGTAAAAAAGCCAAGCAAtag
- the LOC112566370 gene encoding S-antigen protein-like isoform X2: MKLTFLLLLVAVCVAFVMASKGDRRRQDEEDERERGTKDKKNREPPQSFNHHKDDRRRPSDEGKHLGEVNKPSNSKDDKKQPAQVSQPSNSKDDKKQPAQVNQPSNSKDDKKQPAQVNNPSNGKDEETTSSSKKAKQ; encoded by the exons ATGAAGCTGACTTTTCTCTTGCTTCTTGTCGCTGTTTGCGTGGCCTTTGTGATG GCTTCTAAAGGAGATAGAAGGCGCCAAGATGAAGAAGACGAACGAGAACGtggaacaaaagacaaaaagaaccGAGAGCCGCCCCAAAGTTTTAACCATCACAAAGATGACAGAAGACGCCCAAGTGATGAGGGTAAACACCTTGGTGAGGTCAACAAGCCAAGCAACAGTAAAGATGACAAGAAACAACCAGCTCAAGTCAGCCAACCAAGCAACAGTAAAG ATGACAAGAAACAACCAGCTCAAGTCAACCAACCAAGCAACAGTAAAGATGACAAGAAACAACCAGCTCAAGTCAACAATCCAAGCAATGGTAAAGATGAAGAAACCACCAGCTCAAGTAAAAAAGCCAAGCAAtag